Sequence from the Actinocatenispora sera genome:
CGGCGGCCGCGGGCGATCCGGTCGGCGAGTGCGGTGATGGTGTGCTCCTGCATCCGTTGTACCGCGCGCTGGATCTCCGGGTCCTGCGCGGCCAGCTCGACCGACGTGTTCACGGCGAGGCAGCCGCGGCGCACCGGGCCGGCCAGGTCCGCCTCGATCAGCGATCGCAGGAAGCCGGCGATGGCCTCGCGGGTACCCACCGGCTTCGACAGGTGCTGCTCGGCGAACTCGACGCCGAGCATGTCGTAGCGGGTCAGCGCGCGATCGAACAGGTCACGCTTGCTGGTGAAGGCGTTGTAGAGGCTGCCCTTTCCGATCCCGGTCGCCGCCGCAAGTTGGGCCGGCGAGGTGTTGAAGTAACCGTTGGTCCAGAACGCGTCCATCGCACGATCGATCACCTCGTCGTCGTCGAACTTCCGCGGCCTGGCCATGCCACCACGCTAACAGTTCTAGACCTAGGGGTCAAAAACAGGGCCGAGGCGCGGGACGACGCTCAGGCCAGGCAGCACCCCGCGGTCAGGCCGGTAGACCGACCAGTCGCGCCGATGTCGTCCACAGCCGGTCGCCGCGCGCGGGATCGGTGGTGTGCGGGGCGGTCTCGACCGGCTTGCGATCCACGAAGAACCGGCCGGTCACGCCGGCCAGCTCCGGCGCGGTCGCCAGCCAGGCCGGGGTGTCGGCGCCGACCTCCGGGCCGGGCAGCGACGCCAGGTCGAGCTCGAACGTACGGGCGACGATCTCGCGCACCTCGGGCGCCTCACCGGCGAGGCCGGTACCGCCGATGATGCCGGGATGCGCGCCGTTGACCGTGACGCCGGTGCCGGCCAACCGGCGGGCCAGCGCGAACACGAACATCGCGTTCATGTTCTTGGTCCGCCCGTACGCGCGGAACGGGCGCAGGCCGATCGGCTCCCCGAGCCGCTCCGGGTGCTCGAAGAGCAGGTCGTCCAGGTCGACCGGGGACCGGGCGAGCGACACCGGGTCGGCGCCGACCACGACGAACCGGGCCCGGTCGACCGCGTCGGCCAGCAACCGCAGCAGCAGGTACGGGGCGAGGTGGTTGACGGTGAGCACCCGCGGCACGCCGCCGGTACGGCGGTCCAGCGGCGTCACGAGGGCCGCGTTGCTGATCACGGCGTCCGGCGGCGCGGTCGCCAGCAGCCGGTCGGCGAGCGCGCGGACCTGGTCGAGTTCGGCGAGGTCGGCGCGCTCCAGGGTCAGCTCCGCGTCGGGTACCGCGGCGGCGATCCGGTCGCGCGCGGCCCGCAGTCGCTCGTCGCTGCGCCCGACCAGGGTGACAGTGGCACCCTCGCTCGCGAGGCGGCGGGCGACGGCCTCGCCGATCCCGTTGGTGGCGCCGGTGACGACTGCTCGCATGGGGTTCCTCCTCAGGTTGACGACGTCAACCTAACCGCACGAGGTTGACAACGTCAACCAGGGATAGGGTGGCGACCGTGCCCCGGACGACCCGCGATCTGCTGCTCGACGCCGCCGAACAGCTGCTCGACGCCGGCGGCGTCGAGGCGGTGACATTGCGCGAGGTCGGCCACCGGTCCGGCGTCTCGCACAACGCGCCGTACAAGCACTTCCGCAACAAGGAGGCGCTGCTCGCCGCGATCGCCGCCCGCGAACTGCGCCGCCGCCGGGACCGGCTCACCACCGCCCTCGCCGGCACCGAGCCGCCCGAGCAGGTACTGCGCCGCTCACTGCAGCGCTACGCCGAATGGGCGCAGGAGTACCCGGCCCGGTTCAAGCTGATCTACGGGCGCTGGACCACGTCCTCCGACGAACTCGCCGAGGCCGCCCACGCCGCCTCCGCGCAGCTGCTCACTGCGGTACGCGCGGCGCAGGCCACCGGCGCGCTCCCGCCCGGCGACCCGGACCGGCTGCTCGCGCTGCTCCGCGCCCTCGCGCACGGTGCCGCGGACCTCGCCCTCGCCGGCCATCTCGCCCCCGACGGCAAGGGTCACGCCGACGCCCCCGGCCTCATCGACGACCTCCTCCACTACCTCCGCCCGGCCTGAGACCCGGCGTCCGTTCGGATCGGTTCGGCAGCGGTGCCCGCTCATCGGCCGAGGGTGCGTGATCCGCTCGGCTACCGCTGGACTCGTGCGTTGCCCAGCGCCGTTGCCAGCGCCTTCTCGTAGGTCTTCCGGGCCGCGCGATGGCTGGCCCGACCGGCCTCGGTGATGCTGGTGAAGACGCCGCGCCGGTCGGCCTCGCAGAGGTAGCGGGCGAGCAGCCCGGTCGATTCGAGGCGGGCGACGAGCCGACTGGTCGTGCTCTGCGGCAGCTCGACCGCCTCCGCCAACCGCTGCATCCGAGCGTGCCCGTGTTCGGCGAGGACCGCCATGATCGCGTACTCGGAGATGCCGATCCCGTGCTGTTCCCGCACTGCGGCCTCGACCGCCGCCTCGACCTTGGTGTGCAGCCGGTGCAGTTCGTTCCAGCGCTCGCTGACGGTCGCCATCGGTACTCCTCCCGGTTCTTGTCAAAACTACATCCATGCGGAAACATCTAGGCGGAACTTTTTCACTTGGATGAATTTGAGGAGGCGGCATGCGCGCGATCGGCTTCACGGTCAACGGTGGTGAACTCGTGGAGTTCGACCGGCCGATCCCCACGCCCGGGCCGGACGAGGTCGTCGTCCGGGTCTCGTACGCCGGGGTGAACTTCGCCGAGCTCCAGCACTGGCGCGGCGACTTCGGGCCGGCCGAGCCCGGGGGCGACGTACCCGGGTTGGAGGCGGCCGGCATCGTGGCCCGGGTCGGCTCCGAGGTCACGGGGATCGCAGCCGGTGCGGCGGTGACCGCCTACCTGCCCGGCTTCGGCGGGTACGCCGAGTACGTGGTCGCGCCGGCCGCCTTCACCTACCCGATCGGGAGCCTCGACCCCATCATCGCCGCCGCGGCGCCGACGGTCCTGACCACCGCGTACGGATTGCTCGCCGGGGTCGGCCGGGTCCGGCGGCACGACAGCGTCCTCATCCACTCCGCGGCCGGCGGGGTCGGGTCGGTCGCCGCGCAGCTGGCCCGCGAGCTCGGCGCCGACTTGGTCCTGGGCACCGTCGGTGCGCCGGACAAGGCGGTGTACGCCGGGCAGTTCGGCTACGACGAGGTGCTCCCGCGCGACGCGTTCGCCGACCGGGTACGGCAACTCACCGGGGGTCGCGGCGTCGATCTCGTACTGGACCCCGTGGGCGGGCCGGCCCGGGCGACGAGCCTGGACGTGCTCGCACCGCTCGGGCGGCTCGCGGCGTACGGGGATGCCGGCGGGTACCCCGACCTGACGCTGCCCGTCCAGCCGTTGTGGAAGGGCAACCGGTCGGTCGGTGGGTTCAACATCGGCGACCTGGCTCGCCGCGCCCCGCACCTGGTCACCGAGTTCGGCCGCGCGGCCCTCGACCTGCTGGCGGCCGGCCGGATCCACGTGGACGTCACCGAGGTACTGCCGCTCGCGGACGCGCGGCGGGCGCTGGACCGGCTGGCCGCTCGGGCCAGCCGCGGCAAGCTGGTGCTCTCGGTCTGAGCCGGCAGGTCGTCGGCTCCGCTCAGCCGGTGGTCGGCGAGCGCCGGCAGCATCGGGGCTTGAGGCCGGGCATGGTCGGGTCAGCAGGTGGGGTCGGTGGCGTCGTGCAGGGCGACGAGGAGGCGGGTGAGTTCGGCCCGGTCGGTCGGGGAGAGGGCGAGGAACAGGTCCTCGGCGGCCTGCCGGCGGGTGTCCCGCAGTTGCTGGAGCAGCTCGGTACCGGCGGGGGTGAGGACGACGAGCACCGAGCGCCGGTCGTCCGGGTCGGGGCTGCGGGCGACGAGGCCGAGCTCCTCCAACGCGTCCACGACCGCGGTGGCGGAGCGCGGCACGATGTCGAGCCGGGCGGCGAGCGCGACGATGCGCAGCGGGCGGTCGCTGTGTGAGATGACCCGCAGCGCGCGGGCCTGCGCCGGGGTCAGCCCGACCGGGGCGAGGTGCTCGGCGGACCGATGCCGGATCCGTTTGCCCAGCCGGAAGAACAGGTCGGCGAGCTGCGCGGTCGAACTGTCGGGCGTGGTCACCGTCGACTCCTGGTGCTGCTGCTCGGGTGTCGGTAGTTTGACATCCTCCCTGCCCTAGAGGGCGGAGATTCCCTCCACGCTGCGCATGGAACACGCGGCGCCCGGGTGGGTTACCGCTTCACGGCGCTGCGCCGGCACGGATGCCGGTCTTACCTGCGCTCCACGGTCGTTTGAGTTGTCCGCCTGCCCGGCGGCCAACACGTTGATTGCAGCGTTGATGTCCCGGTCGTGGACGGCGCCACACAGGCAGGTCCACGACCGCATGTGCAGCGGCTTGCGTTCGGATACGACACCACACGTTGAGCACATGCGGGTCGACGGGAACCACCGGCCTACCCGCCCGAAGGACCGCCCGTACCGGGCGGCCTTGTACTCCAGCATCGCCGTGAACTGCGCCCAGCCCGCGTCGTGCACCGACTTCGCGAGCCGGGTCCGGCTCAGACCGGCCACGCACAGGTCCTCGACGTACACCGCTTGGTTGTCACCGATGATCGTCGTGGACAGCTTGTGGTGGTGGTCTCGCCGCGCGTCTGCCACCTTGGCGTGCGCCTTGGCGACACGAACGACGGCCTTCTTCCGGTTGTTGCTGCCCTTGGCCTTGCGAGACAGAGCGCGCTGCACCTTGCGGAGTTTTCGTTCGGCACGGCGCAGGAACTTCGGGGATGCGATCTTCCGGCCGTCGGAGAGCACAGCGAAGTGGGTCAGGCCCAGGTCGATACCCACCTGAGACTCAACCGGCGGCAACGTCTCGTCGTCGGCTGTGGTCACCACCAACGACGCGAAGTACCGGCCGGCCGGGTCCTTGATGACCGCCACGCTCGACGGCGCCGACGGCAGCTTCCGCGACCAGCGCACCGCAAGGTCGCCGATCTTCGGCAGCCGCAGCCTGCCGTTGTCCAGCAACCGGAACCGGGAGTTCTTGGTGAACCGGATGGCCTGCCGGTGGTCCTTACGTGACCGGAACCGGGGCGGAGCCAGCTTGCGGCCGTTGCGGCGGCCGGTGACCGAGGCGAAGAAGTTGCGGAACGCTGCGTTGAGATCTGCGAGGGCCTGCTGCAACACCACTGCCGAGACGTCGCCCAGCCACGCCCGTTCGGGCGTGGCCTTGGCCTCGGTGATGATCCGCTTGGACAGCTCGGCGTCCGAGAGGTACGGCAGCCCAGCCTCGCGGGCCTGTTGCCGTGCGCGCAGCGCGTCGTTGTACACCACCCGCGCGCACCCGAAAGCCCGCGCCAGCGCGATCTGCTGGCCGGGCGTCGGGTAAACGCGGAACTGGTAACGGAGCTGCACGATCGATACTCTACCATATTGGTTTATGGCTGAACTTGAAGACATTCGCACTGGCAGACACTGCATTTTTGTCATGCACGTCCACTTGGTTTTCGTCACGAAGTTCCGGCACAAGGTGTTCACCGACCGGCACCTGACCCGGACCGAACAGATCATGCGGGACGTCTGCCATGACTTCGAGGCCGAGCTGGTCGAGTTCAACGGCGAGAACAACCACGTCCACCTGCTGGTCAACTACCCACCCAAAGTCGCCGTGGCCCGCCTGGTCAACTCCCTCAAGGGCGTGTCCTCTCGGCGGCTGCGGCAGGAGTTCCCCGACCTTGTGCGCCACTACTACCGGGCCAACAAGTTGTGGTCAGGCTCGTACTTCGCGGGCTCCGTTGCCGGGGCACCACTGAGCATCGTGCGTCAGTACATCGAACAGCAGAACCATCCCGGTTAAGGCACTGCCCGGGCCTTCACGGCCCTCCGGTGCGGGCACTCACCCCCGGCCTGAAGGCCGGAGCACTGGCCGCACTCCCGGTAGCGGCCGGAACATGATTGCGAGTCTACCTCTTTAAGAGCTAGTCTCGTGATGGCCCGAACGTCCGGCCGTGCTCCCAGCGCGCCGCTGGTCCCGGGCCGATCACGTTCGTCAACCCCTCGGAGCGCTCCTGCTGTGACCGATGATTCCCGTACCGAACGTCCCTCGCTGGCGCGGATCGCCCGGTTGTTCCGGCCGTACCGGCGCCGGCTCTTCGTGGTCCTTGCCCTGATCGTGGCCTCCGCCGGCCTGTCCACCGTGTCGCCGTTCCTGCTCCGGGCGGTGCTCGACGACGCCATCCCGCAGCGCGACGTGTGGCTGCTGACCTGGCTGGTCCTCGGCATGATCGGGGTACCGGTGGTCACCAGCGCCGCCGAGGTCTGGCAGTCCTGGCTGTCCAACACCGTCGGCCAGCGCGTCATGCACGACCTGCGTACCGGCGTGTACCGGCACCTGCAGCGGATGTCGCTGGCCTTCTTCACCCGCACCCGTACCGGCGAGGTGCAGTCCCGGCTGGCCAACGACATCGGCGGCGTGCAGAACGTGCTCACCTCGACGATCACCTCGACCGTCGGCAACGTCACGACCGTCATCGCCGCGGTCGTCGCAATGGTCGCCCTGGACTGGCGGCTCGCCGTACTGTCGCTCGCGCTGCTGCCGGTGTTCGTCTGGCTTTCTCGCCGGGTCGGCGCCGAACGCAAGGCGATCCGCCGGCGCAACCAGCAGCAGCTCGCCGCGATGTCCGCGCTGGTCGAGGAGTCGCTGTCGGTGTCGGGCATCCTGCTCGGCAAGACGCTGGGCCGCAGTTCGGTGCTCGCGGACCGATTCGCCGGCGAGTCGGACCGGCTGTCCGGGCTGCAGGTCGACGCGGTGATGGCCGGGCGCTGGCGGATGTCCGCGGTGTCGATCACCTACGCGGTGCTGCCCGCCGTCGTCTACTGGGTGGCCGGGCTGAGTCTCGCGCACGGCGGCACCCTGGTGTCCATCGGCACCCTGGTCGCCTTCACCACGCTGCAGACCCGGCTGTTCCGGCCACTGGTCTCGCTGCTCGGCGTCGGCGTCGAGGTGCAGACCTCGCTCGCCCTGTTCGGCCGCGTCTTCGAGTACCTCGACCTGCCGGTCGACCTGGCGCCCGGCCCGCGGTCGCTGCCGGCCGTGCGCGGCGAGGTGGCGCTCCGCGACGTCTCCTTCTCGTACGAGCCGGATGGCGGCGCGGCCGCGCTCACCGGCATCGACCTGACCGTACCGGCGGGGTCGACGCTGGCGGTGGTCGGCGCGACCGGCTCGGGCAAGACGACGCTCGGCTACCTCGTCGCCCGGCTGTACGACGTGACCGACGGTGCGGTGACCATCGACGGCGTCGATGTCCGCGAGCTGGACACCGCCTCGCTGACCGGCGCGGTCGGTGTGGTGTCCCAGGAGACGTACCTGTTCCACGCGTCGGTGGCGGAGAACCTGCGGTTCGCGAAGGCCGACGCCACCGACGCGGAGCTGGTCGCCGCCTGCCGAGCGGCCCGGATCCACGACCAGATCGCGGCGCTGCCGGACGGGTACGACACGGTCGTGGGCGAGCGCGGCTACCGGTTCTCCGGCGGGGAGAAGCAGCGCATCGCGATCGCCCGGATGCTGCTGCGCAACCCGCCGATCCTGATCCTGGACGAGGCGACGAGCGCGCTGGACACCCGCACCGAGCGGGACGTGCAGCGGGCGCTCGACACCCTGGCCCAGGGGCGTACCACGATCGCGATCGCGCACCGGCTGTCCACGATCCGGCACGCGGACCGGATCGTGGTGCTGGACGGCGGCCGGGTGGCCGAGTCCGGTACCCACGACGAGCTGATCGCCGCCGGCGACCGCTACGCCGCCCTGGCCGCCGCCTGACCGTCCACTGTGGATCCCTGCCGCGCCGGCGGCCGAAACCCACTGTGGAGCACGGCACGGCACGGGGGCACGGCGCCGGAGACGATCGCCGCCCGGCCGGGACAGGGTACGGAGCTGGGCGACGAGATGACCGTCACCCGCCGTGGCACGGGGCCGGGCGACGAGACGATCGCCGCCCGGCCCCGCAACGCCGCCCCCCGTTACGCGGCGCCGATGTCGCGGCGGCGCAGGCCGACCAGGCCGAGCGCGGTCAGCGCGATCGCCACCAGCGCCAGCACGATCAGCGGGGTCGCCGTCACCGTGCCGCCGAGCACGGTCGGTGTGTGCGTGAACGGCGAAACGTCCCGCACCCGCTGGTCGAGCTTGAGCAGGTCACCGAACTGGCCGATCGCGACGAACAGCCCGAGCAGCCCCCAGGCGGCCACCGACCAGCGCGGCAGCAGGCCGATCAGCGCGATCGTGATCCCGGCCAGGACCAGCGCGGCCGGCAGCTGCGCCAGGGCCGCGCCGAGCAGCCGGCCGATCTGGTGGCCGACGTCGTCCCCGCCCCGGCCGAGCCCGGCGAACAGGCCCATCAGCATCAGCAGCCAGGTACCGCCGAGCGTCGCGACGGTGATGTGGCTCGCCGCCCAGCGCAGCCGGGCCACCGGCGTGGCAAGTACCGGCTCGGCCCGGTACGCGGTCTCCTCGCTGCGCATCCGCAGCAGCGACTGGATCAGGTACACCGCCACCACCAGCGCGGCGAGCGCCATGCAGAACGACAGGTACGAGTCGACCAGCGCCTGCTGGCCGCCCAGCGCCCGGAGCATGTCCCGGACGCCCTTGCTCGCGGCGAAGTCGTCCAGCCCGTTGGAGACGCTGCCGAGGGCGCCACCGAGCACCGCGAACCCGACCGACCAGCCGAGCAAGGTACCGCGGTGCAGCCGCCATGCCAGCCCGAACGGACCGGACAGGATCCGGCTCGCCGCCGGCCGTCCCAGCCGCGCCGGCAGCAGCCCGGCACCGAGGTCGCGGCGACCGGCCAGCAGGTATCCGACGACCAGCAGGGCGAGCAGCGCGACCACCGGCGGCGCGAGCAGCCACCAGTGGGGCTGCGGCGCGAACGCGCGGAACCGGACCAGCCAGCCCATCGGCGACAGCCAGTCCAGCCAGGAGATCTGGCTGGTGGTGTCGCCGAGCGCGCGGAGCAGGAACGCGACCGCGAGCACTGCGGCGGCGATCCCGTTGGCAGCCCGGGAACTCTCCGTCAGCTGCGCGGTGAGCGCGGCGAGGCCGGTGAACACGAACCCGACCAGCGCGAGGGCCAGCGCGTAGCCGAACGAGGGCCCGGCGCCGACGCTGCCGGCCATCAGCCCCAGCCCGACCAGCGGGATCGACACCACGTTGGTCAGCAGCGCGACGAGCACGCCGGCGGTGAGCGCCGAGTACCGTCCCGCCACGCCGGCGCGGATCAGCTCCAGCCGGCCCGGCTCCTCGTCGCCGCGGGTGTGTCGGGTGACGACGAAGATGCTGAGCAGGCCGAGCAGCACCGTGCCCATCGTGTTCATCTTCCAGGTGGACAGGCCGCCGAGGGTGCCCACGTCCCAGGAGGGGCCGTACATGGCGACGGTCGCCGGAGTGGCGCCGGCGCTGCCGGCCAGCTGGTCGCGGGACGCGGCCGAACCGAACAGGTCCTTGACGCTGAGCGAGGACATGATGGTGAGCAGGAACAGCACGCCGAGCCAGATCGGCACCATCAGCCGGTCCCGCCGCAGCGCGAGCCGGACCAGGGTGCCGGTACCGACGAAGGAATGCTGCCCGCCGCCGGAGTCCGTGCGCGGTGCGGCGGCCGGCGTGCGCTCGGCGGTGTCGGTCCCGCCGCCGCGGGCCGGTGCGCGTCGGGTGCTGGTCATGCCGTCACCGCCGGCTCGTCCTGCTCGTAGTGGCGCAGGAACAGCTCCTCCAGGGTCGGCGGCTGGCTGGTGAGGCTGCGCACGCCGATCGCGGTGAGGTGCCGGAGCAGCTCGTCCAGCTTGACTGTGTCGACCTCGCAGGTCAGCCGGTTGCCCTCGGCGACCAGGTCGTACACCCCGGGCAGCGCGGCGACGCCGTCGACCGGCCCGGCGAGCTCGGCGGTGACCGAGGTACGGGTGAGGTGGCGCAGCTCGGCGAGCGTTCCGGTCTCCACGGTGCGGCCGGTGCGGATGATGCTGACCCGGTCGCAGAGCGCCTCGACCTCGGACAGGATGTGGCTGGAAAGCAGCACGGTCCGCCCGCTCTTGCGCTCGGCCTGGATGCAGTCGGCGAAGACCTGCTCCATCAGCGGGTCGAGACCGGAGGTCGGCTCGTCCAGGATCAGCAGTTCGCAGTCCGAGGCGAGCGCGGCGACCAGGGCGACCTTCTGCCGGTTGCCCTTCGAGTAGGTCCTGGCCTTCTTGCGCGGGTCGAGGTCGAACCGGTCGAGCAAATCCTTGCGCCGCACCGGATCGAGCCCGCCGCGCAGCCGGCCGAGCAGGTCGATGACCTCGCCGCCGGAGAGGGTGGGCCACAGGTTGACGTCGCCCGGCACGTACGCGAGGCGGCGGTGCAGCGTGGTGGCGTCGCGCCAGGGGTCGCCGTCGAGCAGGGTGACGGTGCCCGCGTCGGCGCGCAGCAGACCGAGCAGGACGCGGATCGTGGTCGACTTGCCCGCGCCGTTCGGACCGAGGAAGCCGTGCACCTCGCCGGTGGCGACGTGCAGATCGAGCCCGTCGAGGGCCCGGGTGCGGCCGAACTGCTTCACCAGTCCGGTCGCCGAGATGGCGTTGTCCATGCCATCGACGCTACACTGAATTCATAATTTTGTGAATGTAGTGAAGGGCATAAACTCGCAGTACGACGATTCGAGGTACGAGGAGGCGACGTGACCAGGGCCGACAGCGACGAGCAGGCTGTTACCGCGGTGGAGCGATACCGGGAACGGCTCGGCTCGGTGGTCGCCAGCCTCGGCGTGCCGCGGATGCCGGCCCGGGTGTTTGCCGCCCTGTTCGTGGCCGAGACCGGCCGGCTGACCGCGGCCGAGCTGGCGGAGACGCTGAAGGTCAGCCCCGCCGCGGTGTCCGGCGCGACCCGTTACCTGACCGACGTCGGGATGGCCTTCCGGGAACGCGAACCGGGCAGCCGCCGGGACCACTACACGGTCCGCGACGACATGTGGCAGCAGGCGATCTCCACCCGGGCGCCGATCATGAAGCACGTCGTGGAGGCGCTGCGGGACGGCGTGGCCGTGGTGGGCACGGACACGCACGCCGGCCGCCGGGCGATGGAGACCGTGAACTTCTTCCAGTTCCTGGAGAAGGAGATGACCGGCCTGATGAACCGGTGGGAGGCGCACCGCGCCACCCTGACCGGTTGATCAGCCGGTCGGCCAGGAGCGGTCCCGGATCTCGACCAGCCGGGTACGGGTGGCGTCGTCGCAGGCCGCCCCCGTGATGCCCGCGTCGAACGCCGCGCGGCCGGTCATCCCGAGCTTCTCCGCCAGCTCGTACTCCCGGCCCAGGTCGGTGTCGAACATCGCCGGGTCGTCGGTGTTGATCGTGCACTGCGCGCCGGCCGCGAGCAGCGTCGGCAGCGGATGCTCGGCCGGGTCGGCGACCACCCTGGTGCGCAGGTTGGAGGTCGGGCAGACGTCCAGCACGATGCCGGCGTCGACGATCTCGGCCAGCAACGCCGGGTCCTGCGCGGCGCCGATGCCGTGCCGGATCCGGTCCGGCCGCAGCAGGTCGAGCACCTCCCGCATCGACTCCGGGCCGGTGGTCTCGCCGCTGTGCGGCACGATCGCCAGGCCACCGTCGCGGGCGATGTCGAACGCCCGCACGTACGGCTGGACCGAGCGGCCGACCTCCATCCCGCCGACGCCGAACCCGACGATGCCGCGGTCGGCGTACCGCACCGACCAGCGCGCGCACTCCTCGGCGAGGTCCACCGGGCAGCCGTTGCGGTACAGGTCGGGGGTGAGCCGCACCTCGACGCCGTGCCGCTCGCGGGCGGCGACGATGCCGTCGCAGTACCCCTCGAACATGGTGGCCCAGTCGATGCCCTGCTGGACCCGCTCGGGCGGGGAGAAGATGCCCTCCACGTACACCGCGCCGTACCCGGCGGCCTCGGCGGCGTAGTCGACCACGATCTGCTCGAAGTCCGCCGCGCTGCGGAGGCAGTTCGTGGTCAGCTGCCAGACTCGGATGAAGTGGGCGAAATCGGTGAACTCGTACAGGCCGGCCAGGCCCTCGACGGTGTCCGCCGGCAGCGTCTCGCCGTTGCGGCGCGCGATGTCGAGCAGCGTGTGCGCCCGGATCGCACCTTCCAGGTGCACGTGCAGTTCGATCTTCGGATAGTTCGGCACCCTGCAGAAACTAACGCGTCGTCCGCCGTCGACGGTGCCGGCCGGGCCGCCGCCAGCGCTCCCGCCGATCGACGGGCCGGCCAGCCGAGCGGGTTCGCGCCGGCCAAGGCCCGGGTCGCCCCGGCGGTTGTGGAGTCGGTCACAGCAGCGCCCCGTTCCCCGACGTCCCGGCGCGCCCGCCGCGCGCCCGCCGGCCCGGCGGGGAGTGAGATTCGGCAATGCCGTGGGCGCCCGGTGATCTTCGTTGGACGATGGAAACCGTGACCCTGACCGACGAAGCGGCGAAGGAGGGGACCGAGCCGGTGGCCCGGCCCCGCTGGTGGCTCGCGCCGGCGAGGTGGTGGCGGGAGCTGCTGATCATCGGCATCGGGTTCGGTCTCTACACGTTCATCCAGCACCAGATCAACGTCTCGCCGGCGCCCGCGGTACGGCACGCGAACGCGTTCCTGGCCGCCGAGCGGTGGCTCGGCATCGACGTGGAGGCGCCGCTGAACGGCGCGCTCGCCGGTCACCCGACGCTCGCCACCGTGGCCAACGACTACTACGTGCTGCTGCACGAGGTGGTCACGCCGGCGGTGATCCTCTGGCTGTTCCTGCGCCGCCGGGCCGCGTACCCGTACGCCCGGTTCCTGTTGGCCGTGCCGACGCTGCTCGGCTTCGTCCTCTACTACGCCGTACCGGTCGCGCCGCCCCGGCTGGTGCCCGGCGCCGGGATCGTCGACACCATGGCGGTCTTCCCCGGCATCGGGGACTACTCCAGCGGCCCGATGGAGCACACCGCGGCGCAGTTCGCGGCGTTCCCCAGCCTGCACTTCGCCTGGGCGCTGTGGGCCGGTGCGATGGTGTTCTGGCTGGTCCGGCACCGGCTCGTGCGGGCCCTGGCGGTCTGCTACCCGGCCTGTACCGGCCTGGTGGTGCTCGCCACCGGCAACCACTTCGTGATCGACCTGGCCGGCGGTGCCGTGGTCACCGCCTGCGGCATCGGCCTGCTGCGGCTGCTGCGGCCGGTCAGCGAGACGGTCGTCCTGCGGTCCGCGCCCGAATCGAGCTCCTGACCCGGCGGCCGTCACCGCCCCGGGTACTCGTGGAGCAGGTCGACGAGCGCGCGCAGCGCCGGCCGGAACGCGTGGTCCGGCGGGGTGCCGTACCCGATCACCAGCTGCGGCGACCGCCGGCCGGACCGGCCGTAGTGCGCGGAGAGCCCCTCCAACCCGAGCGAACGCCGCCGCGCCGCGTTCACCACCGCCGACTCGCTCACCCCGGCCGGCAGCCCGACCAGCAGGTGCAGCCCGGCGGCGATGCCGGTGGCCGGCAGGCCGG
This genomic interval carries:
- a CDS encoding ABC transporter ATP-binding protein encodes the protein MARTSGRAPSAPLVPGRSRSSTPRSAPAVTDDSRTERPSLARIARLFRPYRRRLFVVLALIVASAGLSTVSPFLLRAVLDDAIPQRDVWLLTWLVLGMIGVPVVTSAAEVWQSWLSNTVGQRVMHDLRTGVYRHLQRMSLAFFTRTRTGEVQSRLANDIGGVQNVLTSTITSTVGNVTTVIAAVVAMVALDWRLAVLSLALLPVFVWLSRRVGAERKAIRRRNQQQLAAMSALVEESLSVSGILLGKTLGRSSVLADRFAGESDRLSGLQVDAVMAGRWRMSAVSITYAVLPAVVYWVAGLSLAHGGTLVSIGTLVAFTTLQTRLFRPLVSLLGVGVEVQTSLALFGRVFEYLDLPVDLAPGPRSLPAVRGEVALRDVSFSYEPDGGAAALTGIDLTVPAGSTLAVVGATGSGKTTLGYLVARLYDVTDGAVTIDGVDVRELDTASLTGAVGVVSQETYLFHASVAENLRFAKADATDAELVAACRAARIHDQIAALPDGYDTVVGERGYRFSGGEKQRIAIARMLLRNPPILILDEATSALDTRTERDVQRALDTLAQGRTTIAIAHRLSTIRHADRIVVLDGGRVAESGTHDELIAAGDRYAALAAA
- a CDS encoding ABC transporter permease; translation: MTSTRRAPARGGGTDTAERTPAAAPRTDSGGGQHSFVGTGTLVRLALRRDRLMVPIWLGVLFLLTIMSSLSVKDLFGSAASRDQLAGSAGATPATVAMYGPSWDVGTLGGLSTWKMNTMGTVLLGLLSIFVVTRHTRGDEEPGRLELIRAGVAGRYSALTAGVLVALLTNVVSIPLVGLGLMAGSVGAGPSFGYALALALVGFVFTGLAALTAQLTESSRAANGIAAAVLAVAFLLRALGDTTSQISWLDWLSPMGWLVRFRAFAPQPHWWLLAPPVVALLALLVVGYLLAGRRDLGAGLLPARLGRPAASRILSGPFGLAWRLHRGTLLGWSVGFAVLGGALGSVSNGLDDFAASKGVRDMLRALGGQQALVDSYLSFCMALAALVVAVYLIQSLLRMRSEETAYRAEPVLATPVARLRWAASHITVATLGGTWLLMLMGLFAGLGRGGDDVGHQIGRLLGAALAQLPAALVLAGITIALIGLLPRWSVAAWGLLGLFVAIGQFGDLLKLDQRVRDVSPFTHTPTVLGGTVTATPLIVLALVAIALTALGLVGLRRRDIGAA
- a CDS encoding ABC transporter ATP-binding protein, with translation MDNAISATGLVKQFGRTRALDGLDLHVATGEVHGFLGPNGAGKSTTIRVLLGLLRADAGTVTLLDGDPWRDATTLHRRLAYVPGDVNLWPTLSGGEVIDLLGRLRGGLDPVRRKDLLDRFDLDPRKKARTYSKGNRQKVALVAALASDCELLILDEPTSGLDPLMEQVFADCIQAERKSGRTVLLSSHILSEVEALCDRVSIIRTGRTVETGTLAELRHLTRTSVTAELAGPVDGVAALPGVYDLVAEGNRLTCEVDTVKLDELLRHLTAIGVRSLTSQPPTLEELFLRHYEQDEPAVTA
- a CDS encoding GbsR/MarR family transcriptional regulator, with protein sequence MTRADSDEQAVTAVERYRERLGSVVASLGVPRMPARVFAALFVAETGRLTAAELAETLKVSPAAVSGATRYLTDVGMAFREREPGSRRDHYTVRDDMWQQAISTRAPIMKHVVEALRDGVAVVGTDTHAGRRAMETVNFFQFLEKEMTGLMNRWEAHRATLTG
- the add gene encoding adenosine deaminase, which translates into the protein MPNYPKIELHVHLEGAIRAHTLLDIARRNGETLPADTVEGLAGLYEFTDFAHFIRVWQLTTNCLRSAADFEQIVVDYAAEAAGYGAVYVEGIFSPPERVQQGIDWATMFEGYCDGIVAARERHGVEVRLTPDLYRNGCPVDLAEECARWSVRYADRGIVGFGVGGMEVGRSVQPYVRAFDIARDGGLAIVPHSGETTGPESMREVLDLLRPDRIRHGIGAAQDPALLAEIVDAGIVLDVCPTSNLRTRVVADPAEHPLPTLLAAGAQCTINTDDPAMFDTDLGREYELAEKLGMTGRAAFDAGITGAACDDATRTRLVEIRDRSWPTG
- a CDS encoding phosphatase PAP2 family protein, yielding METVTLTDEAAKEGTEPVARPRWWLAPARWWRELLIIGIGFGLYTFIQHQINVSPAPAVRHANAFLAAERWLGIDVEAPLNGALAGHPTLATVANDYYVLLHEVVTPAVILWLFLRRRAAYPYARFLLAVPTLLGFVLYYAVPVAPPRLVPGAGIVDTMAVFPGIGDYSSGPMEHTAAQFAAFPSLHFAWALWAGAMVFWLVRHRLVRALAVCYPACTGLVVLATGNHFVIDLAGGAVVTACGIGLLRLLRPVSETVVLRSAPESSS